TAGTAAAGTTGGCTCTCGCTACTAGCATAACCCTTGAGATATACAATGTAAACAATTTACCCCTGCCAGGTCCAGGGACTATATATGTGAGTATTTATGATGAAAATTGGAACGAAATACCTTCCTCTCCTGTATCCGCACATGTATATGGGGGAGAGTCCTTCAAATCCATCTATGTATCGGATAGCAGCATCATAGACGGAAATGTGTATTACTTTGTAGTGTTCTTTGTAAACGATGATGATACCCTTGAACTGGAATTATGGACAATTGCCGGATACTATGTCTATTCTGGTGGTAGTATCCCTCTAGAACGAGATGAACCATATATAACTGGGATTAGTGTATCAAGTTATGACGTCAATCCGGGAGAAACAATAAGAGTCGATGTAACAGTCAACAACCCAAATGAATACTACGATATCCCCACACGGGTACATGTAAGAATTGATAAAGATAAATATTCTCCTTATGATTCAGAAAGTTACAGCTCAACTTTAACATTATCTCCGGGAGAGAGTGAGACATTTACTGTATATATTAATGCTCCACAGGAAGCAGGTGATTATTACATTCACGTCTGGGTAGAGGATACTGATTTTGAACTAGCTACTGATCAGATAACGTGGAACAGCCTTAACCAAATACATGTCAGGGAAGTCATCAATGCAGAGATCACATCTTTTGACGTTACGGACACAACTCTTACCCCTCCAGACGATACCGGAGATGTCGTCGTCCAAGTAAAGAATACAGGTAATGTGAAAACTACATTTCAAGTGGGTCTTGTAGTTTACCCTGCTGGAGGAGGCCCCGAGTATATCACAGACTCAACCAGCGTAACACTTGACGCAGGAGAAACCTCGTCATATTTGGATCTTAGTTATGATTACGATGCATTAAACTCAATAGCTGGCCCTGGAGATTATAATTTGTATGTAATCGTCTATACTGATAGTCCTCTGTCCCCCCTAGCAATTAGTCCAGAAGAAACAGTAACAGTTGAAGAACCTCATCCATACTTTGAAATTGTGAGCTTTAGTTTTGACAAAGATGTTTACTATATAGGAGATGACATTACTGCGACGGTCACAATAAAGAACACTGGAACCGTGAGAGGAACAATCTCAGTGGCGGGGGTCAGCCTCTACATGGACCCCTCTCAGAGTTTTGGAGTGGATGTCTCTAAGACGGATATAACCCTCGACCCTGGACAGGAGATTACACTAACATTCCACGACAATACCCAGGATATGGGACTTTCTCCTGGTACCTACACTGGGGAAGCTACTGTGTTATGGTATGATGACGGGCAACTAAAAAGTAACTCCAAAACCATTAGTGATATAGAAATAGAACCACCCAGAGTCTCGTTGACAGTGGATGTATATAACATCTACAAAAAACCCTTACCGCCAAATCCGGGGACGATTTACGTGGGGTTATACTCAATATCTGGAGATTCATGGTCATACATAACGGAACAACAAGTATCGTTTAATGGTGGAGAAGATTACGCGAGTGTGACATTCCCTGATTTGGATCCAAATATCTATTATGGAATCCGAGTGTGGCAAGATCCAGAGGGAGGAGTTAAAGAATTCTGGGGGCAAATGGAGATAGGAACATTGTCATCTTCAACGGCTGTAGAGTTTGTTAGAAATACTCTGTATTCTGATCCATCATGGGTAACGTTTGAACCCAATACTGATCTGAATGCAGGGGACAATGTCCATATCTCAATAAGAGTAGCTAATCCAAGAGCAGAGTCTTTTAGCGGCACGATTAACTTCTATTTAGACAGGGACGGTGAGTATCCTTATGATTATACTGAACTTGTTGGTATTCCAACGGTATCTCCGGGAACATCCATTACAGTAGACATTGGGGATTTCATGATTCCAGAGGGAGGCACATATTATTTCATGTATGAAGTCAACACCTATGTCCCGGGCGTTGGTACAGTACCAAGTGATCAGATTACTGAGTGGGCATATGCATTTGATGCACAAGGACCAGAAGAAGTAAAGTGGGTCATTATGGTATACTTAGATGGGGATAATAACTTAGAAGGAGCCGCAATTGACGACTTCTTAGAAATGGCCCAAGTTGGTTCCACAGAGGACGTTAAGATTGTGGTCTTATTCGATAGAAATATATTTGATGAATCCGCTGATTTTAATTATGATGGGATTCCGGACGGATATAGTAGCGCATACGGCAATTGGATAGATACTAAACTCTTCGTAGTCACTAGAGGTATGACACCAACATCTGAAAATGCTCAAGAAGACTGGGGAGAGAGGAACATGGGTGACCCCCAGACCCTCGTGGAATTCGTGAAGAAAGCCTCCGAACTCTATCCAGGTGCGGAGCATTATGCATTGATTATATGGAACCATGGTGGGGGTTGGGAGTCCCCAGATGCTCCCTCTCCTGGAACAAAAATCGCATATGAGTCTCCTATATTTCCACAAGATGTAGCCATAGATGAAAATAGCAACGACAAGATAACATTAAATGAACTCAACGAAGCACTAAGAGAGATAAAGACTAATGGAATACCAATAGATTTACTGGGATTTGATGCCTGTTTGATGCAAATGGCAGAAACACTTGCAGAGATTCATGATGTGTATCCAAATGCAGTAGTTGTTGGAAGTGAAGAAACCGAACCAGGTTATGGATGGGATTATTCGGCATTCTTGCAGGATCTTGTAAATGATCCCGTTATGACACCACAAGAACTTGCAAGTGCAATTGTTGAAGCGTACAGGGAATCACTCGAAGGGGAGAGTGATAAGTATACATTATCCTCAGTTGATCTTAGTAATTTTGATGAACTAATTAATTCAATTAATGCATTTGTTTTAGCTGTTCAAGATTCTACTGAAAGAACATGCCTTGCATATGCTCGTGATAACTCTATCAGATTTGCTGAGGGAATTGCAGACAACTTCTACTATAATCACTACATGGATTTAGGTGATTTCATATACTTAGTATCCACATGTGCATCTTCCCCAGAAATACAGGAGAAAGCTAATGATGTCCTTACAGCATTAAACAATATAGTAATAGCTAAATGGGATCAAGGTTACGAGCGGAACACATGGGGGATTAGCATAGAGCTACCCATAGACTATGGCAGCTTTGGGGAATACTCCTCATGGCATTACGACTACCTCACATTCGCAAGTGAGAGTCAATGGGATGAATTCATAAAATGGTTGTATTCTCCAGAGATAATAATAGATGCTCCAGAAAATGGAGATCTCATTGTTAGAGGAGAAGACCTAATCTTTGCTTTCACAGTAGGTAGATTTGTCCCTATTACGGGGATTTCATATTGTGTCGATGGAAGTTGCACTTCATTGGACGGACCCTTTGAGAGCCCCTACAGTGACGTTATTTGGATCGACACTTCCAGTTGGGAACCTGGAAGCACTCACGAATTAACAGTTTACGCATGGTTCTACAACACTCCGCCAGAGGACATAAATCAAGCATTGTCTAGTAGCGTTATAGTGAGAGTAAACAATCCCCCTGCAGTCTCCATAGTGTCTCCAGAAGATTTCCAGCATTTTGCCTCTAATGAGAGCATTTCTGTAACAGTCTCAGCAGAGGATGTCGAAGGTCTACTGTATGTTGAATTGTATCTCGATGAGGATTTCGTGATCAAATGGACAGATGACCCATATGAGTATGTCGTACCTGCTTCATCACTATCACCAGGACCCCATACTCTCAAGGCAGTGGCAGTCGACACTGCGGGCCAAAAAGCAGAAGACACCATAACTTTCTATATAGATGAGCCAGAAATTGATAACAAACCTACCATTGAAATCACTAACAAAGCAGAACTAATATCAACAGAGTTCACAGAAGATGATAACATTGAAGTTTGTGTAAGTGCAGGAGACGACAATGGCATCACCAAAATAGAATATCATGTCAACGATAAACTAATTAGTACTCACGTTTTCAAAAACGAAACAACAGTAACGGACAACGAGACCATACCCTCTCTATACTTGGGAATTGGAAACAACACTATTACGGTTGTTGTATATGACACTTCCGGTCAGTATTCATTAGATTCAGTCACAATAACAGTAGTGCAACCCAATGAGCCACCTCAAGTCGAAATAATCTCTCCTCAGAACCTACAGCACTTCATCCAGGGGGATTCAATTCCCGTAAACATCTCTGCCACCGATGATGGTCACGTTGCATACGTTGAACTGTACCTCGACGGCAACCTAGTCAGAAACTGGACATCAGAACCATACATACATACGATAACGGAGACTTTATCCACTGGGGACCACGTTCTCAGAGCCGTTGCGGTTGATGATAGAGGAGCGGGTACAGAAGCTACAGTGACATTCTATGTGGATGCCCCTAACCTTGACAATCCACCAACGGTTCAGATTGTCAACAAAGAGGAGCTTATCTCAACAGAGTTCGAGATAGGTGATTCAATACAGGTAAATGTCTTGGCGAGCGACGACAAAGGACTCACATTAATTGAATACTGGGTCAACGGAAATAGGACAATTTCCCATTGTGTCAATGGTACATCTACCCAAGACAATGCCACAATACCATCAAACTACCTCAAAGAAGGGAATAACACCATTGATGTCATAGTTTATGATACCGAAAACAACAAAGCCATAGACACA
This Thermococcus cleftensis DNA region includes the following protein-coding sequences:
- a CDS encoding Ig-like domain-containing protein, encoding MGGYPMNKKNRSALILLILIFSLVSPLVKLALATSITLEIYNVNNLPLPGPGTIYVSIYDENWNEIPSSPVSAHVYGGESFKSIYVSDSSIIDGNVYYFVVFFVNDDDTLELELWTIAGYYVYSGGSIPLERDEPYITGISVSSYDVNPGETIRVDVTVNNPNEYYDIPTRVHVRIDKDKYSPYDSESYSSTLTLSPGESETFTVYINAPQEAGDYYIHVWVEDTDFELATDQITWNSLNQIHVREVINAEITSFDVTDTTLTPPDDTGDVVVQVKNTGNVKTTFQVGLVVYPAGGGPEYITDSTSVTLDAGETSSYLDLSYDYDALNSIAGPGDYNLYVIVYTDSPLSPLAISPEETVTVEEPHPYFEIVSFSFDKDVYYIGDDITATVTIKNTGTVRGTISVAGVSLYMDPSQSFGVDVSKTDITLDPGQEITLTFHDNTQDMGLSPGTYTGEATVLWYDDGQLKSNSKTISDIEIEPPRVSLTVDVYNIYKKPLPPNPGTIYVGLYSISGDSWSYITEQQVSFNGGEDYASVTFPDLDPNIYYGIRVWQDPEGGVKEFWGQMEIGTLSSSTAVEFVRNTLYSDPSWVTFEPNTDLNAGDNVHISIRVANPRAESFSGTINFYLDRDGEYPYDYTELVGIPTVSPGTSITVDIGDFMIPEGGTYYFMYEVNTYVPGVGTVPSDQITEWAYAFDAQGPEEVKWVIMVYLDGDNNLEGAAIDDFLEMAQVGSTEDVKIVVLFDRNIFDESADFNYDGIPDGYSSAYGNWIDTKLFVVTRGMTPTSENAQEDWGERNMGDPQTLVEFVKKASELYPGAEHYALIIWNHGGGWESPDAPSPGTKIAYESPIFPQDVAIDENSNDKITLNELNEALREIKTNGIPIDLLGFDACLMQMAETLAEIHDVYPNAVVVGSEETEPGYGWDYSAFLQDLVNDPVMTPQELASAIVEAYRESLEGESDKYTLSSVDLSNFDELINSINAFVLAVQDSTERTCLAYARDNSIRFAEGIADNFYYNHYMDLGDFIYLVSTCASSPEIQEKANDVLTALNNIVIAKWDQGYERNTWGISIELPIDYGSFGEYSSWHYDYLTFASESQWDEFIKWLYSPEIIIDAPENGDLIVRGEDLIFAFTVGRFVPITGISYCVDGSCTSLDGPFESPYSDVIWIDTSSWEPGSTHELTVYAWFYNTPPEDINQALSSSVIVRVNNPPAVSIVSPEDFQHFASNESISVTVSAEDVEGLLYVELYLDEDFVIKWTDDPYEYVVPASSLSPGPHTLKAVAVDTAGQKAEDTITFYIDEPEIDNKPTIEITNKAELISTEFTEDDNIEVCVSAGDDNGITKIEYHVNDKLISTHVFKNETTVTDNETIPSLYLGIGNNTITVVVYDTSGQYSLDSVTITVVQPNEPPQVEIISPQNLQHFIQGDSIPVNISATDDGHVAYVELYLDGNLVRNWTSEPYIHTITETLSTGDHVLRAVAVDDRGAGTEATVTFYVDAPNLDNPPTVQIVNKEELISTEFEIGDSIQVNVLASDDKGLTLIEYWVNGNRTISHCVNGTSTQDNATIPSNYLKEGNNTIDVIVYDTENNKAIDTVTVHVRADEPPTVEITSPQNYQHFKQGDPIPINVLATDVEGIKYVELYLDGNLIKNWTSGPYEYTITETLSAGPHTLKAIAVDTVGQKVEDTIVFYIDPSEDNVPTVQITNKEDLTSKEFTQSDTIMVTVSAQDENGLARIEYWVNEKLVTTHNVNTTSITDITSLSGKIFAPGENILTVVAYNKLGYFNYDSVVIKISKDDPPTIDLIAPANGTRISRGVLLNVSATLMDDHGVTKLEIYLDSVAMSNLIDSVEIPNMTSYTYTNTLNTSKWSVGIHTIILLATDTSNQKSKITVKIKISGPSIDEYDDNINSADKVYFVFNNVGTPDAFSVSQYLSRTVPLSVRTISKPVSEFDLNEVTSSDVVISVGGPLVNPVTAQYEDIAPVHMVLDGRTITIVSPQGNVTWTAPKPWWNVTEGYFIIQVFNDEKIGSFVVTIYGTDADSTAAGAYYFATQIYPNLDSYIGISYFVGLWQDTELGADIPLPGASQGDTSGFSAGDSIEIVFSG